Part of the Oncorhynchus nerka isolate Pitt River linkage group LG14, Oner_Uvic_2.0, whole genome shotgun sequence genome is shown below.
ggacatttctaagtgaccccaaacttttgaacggtagtctatgttttttcagcagcagcatatcaataatgtcaaaagctgcactgaagtctagcAAAACAGCTCctacaatcttcttattatcagtttctttcagccaatcatcagtcatttgtgtcaagGCCGTACATGTTGAGGGCCCTTCCCTATAAGTgagttgaaagtctgttgttaatttgtttactgtgaaatagcattgtacctggtcaaacacatttttttccaaAAGTTGACTAAGGGTTAGtagcaggctgattggtcggctgtttGAACCAGTAAAGGGTGCTTTGCTATTCTTGGGTATCGGAAGTACTTTTACTTCCCTCCAGCCCTGAGACACACACTGTCCTGTAGGCTTAGATAGATGGGAGTGGCAATAGTCCGCTACCATACAAGTTGTCAGTACCAGACGGTTTGTCATTACTGATAGACAGCAATACTATTTtaacctcttccacactcactttacagaattcaGATTCAGTTATGCATGAAAATTAAGGTTTAGAGTTTGTTAttggcatgtcatgcctatgtttgctaatcttgccaaggAAAACGTCATTAAAGTAGTCAGCAATATCAGAGGGTTTTGCAACGTTCAATTAATCAGTGCTGTTCTGAACGACCAAAGAAGAATTTGAAAACAGAGAAATATTGAACGACCAAAGAAGAATGCCTTTGATAAGAGAAATATTGAATACAGAATGAAAATACTTTCTCTTTGGTCGTTATGACTAATGGACAACATACACTgaatggacaaaacattaggaacaccttcctaatattgagttgcaccccatcTTGCCCTCTGAACAgccctcaatttgtcggggcatggactctacaaggtgttaaaagcgttccacagggatgcttcccacagttgtgtcaaattggctggatgtcctttgggtggtggatcattcttgatacacaagggaaactgaAAAACCcagcataccccgttcaaaggcacttaaatattttgtgttGACCatccaccctctgaatggcacacatacacaatccatgtctcaactgtctcaaggcttaaaaatgattatttaacctgtctcctccccttcatctaaattgattgatgtggatttaacaggtgacatcaataagagattcACCTTGATTCCCCTGCTCAGTCTATGTCATAGAAAGAccaggtgtttctaatgttaCATACACTCACTGTATATGCTTATGCTACACTTTCAGAGTGCGGTATCAATTAATCCACTCATTGTGTAGGCCTACCCTCTTCTAAATTGCTGTAACAATGAGAAGGAAATGCCAGAGGCATGTTTTGTTTGCATCACTGACCACAGGAACCAGTCACCTATAATCAACATAGTCTAGAAAGAGAAGGTCTTTGTTTTGTACACCGCTTGAATGAACAGTCACATCTTGGGAGTATTTGTCTTCTAAGTCGGTGGGTTGTTTGTCGACTGATATTATAATGAGTAATTTGTCAACTGTAAACCTTTTTGTTTAAATGCTCATCTGATTCCTCAATCTTAAAACATTCCCACGGTCATCCACTGTTTCCTGCAGAGACACCTGACACAGCCCCCATTCTATCTGAAAGAAGTGGGTCTGTGTCTATTGTCTCTGTGGTTCCAGCCAATCAGCTATAAGGACAGGTATAAAACCTCTGGGTCTTTTAACAAAGAGATAGAGGACTCGTGTGATGACTTCCACCCACCATGGAGCTGTAAGTCACTTTTTTATTGCATCATGGCCTCTTTGATTGATATATTCTTTATAACAATGTAACATTTAGGTCAtgtaacatttaattgaaatgttGTGCGTTGTCTTGACTTAGTCTTACTAAGCATTAGATTTAACACTGTACAACTATTTTCTTTATAAAAGGGAAGGGAatggggggatacctagtcaactGTTCAACTGAAAAGGCCAATGCTCTTTATTTTTCTCGTAGCTCCCTGTGTTCTCTGTCAGTTCTGACGCTAGTGGCTGTTGTGTTCATGGTACCAATGAAAGGTAAGTCTCATTTACCCTAAACAAGGATCATATATCAGACTATATCGATTTGCTCCAGTAAGCTTTTCCAGTGAATTGTTCAGCGTGTCATACACTGGCCAAAAACAACTTGCTTTTATTGCTGTGGTGAAAAGGTCTGATACAGTAATATGACATGATATTACTGAGGTTATGGAGATTCAATCAGTTAATAATAGTCCTGTTTCCCTTTCAGACAGAAGTGAGGATGTGTTAAGCTTTTTGAATGGTGAGATGGTTGGCTACATGCTAATGCACCTGTTTAATGTCTTGTGTTGATGAGACCCAAACAGTTGTCAGTCTTgatggagaacatcacattttCAGAAAATGATCAGAGGTGGTGAGATTCTAATAAGCTGTTGGTTAGGTAGCTCATTCTCAGATGTTGTTACAGGTGCCCTTGATGTTGCTCCCGCTACTCAAAGCACCTCAGGAAAAATCAAAGGTCTGTTCTTCACACTtctatatttatttatctatcctcATTTTGTGACTTTTAAAATCATTAACTCAATCTGCCGTCTTTCTTTTCTACTTTCCCCAGGTCCTGAGAACACCTTTAGTAAACCAGCTCCAACCCCAGGTTAGTGAAAGTACATTTTGATGTTTGAGGGAAATGTTTCTAACTAGCATCTGTTATTGCCATGTTGACCTAATTTATTACCGTGTTCAACAGCAAGACCAAGTCCTTTAAGACCAACAGAGAACTCTGCAGGTTGTTCTTTTATTACGTTTAGTTTGTAATCAAACGGTCAAACTTTGTTGTGAAATATAATGAAATCAATGTTACATTACGTGTATCATTACTCCGCAATCATTTGTCTTCCAGAAATCTCAAATGTTACGCAGACTGAAAACTCTGCTTGTTTAACAGGTTAGTGTGGGGAAGGTTGAGCTGGGAAGTTATCAATAGTCAGTAGTTAGTGTTATTGATATGTGTTTTTTGTGTTATTGATCATTATCTGATCATGTATCAGATGTTGTAGACTCAGAGGCCAGATCCAAAGAGAAATGCAACTCCGATGATCTTACAGGTGTGTGGAATATGGTTTGAAAATAATGCTATATAGGAAGTTTCAATATCATTTTCAGAGTTGTTTTATTCAATGTCCCACAGATGCAGAACGATCTGAAAGTAACTCAGCAGAAAGCAGAGGTATATTAAATATTAAATATCAAAATAATCTATCACTGAATATCCGTAGGGGAAAATGAATCTGGTAATATTGATTTCATAGACTGTTACGGCCACACCAGTTCtgattctttctttctttctttctttctttctttctttctttctttctttctttctttctttctttctttctttctttctttctctctctctctctctcttctttctttctttcttttctttctttctttctttctctctttctttctctctttctttctttctttctttctttctttctttctttctttctttctttctttctttctttctttctttctttctttctttctctctttctttctctctttctctctctctctctctttctttctttcttttctttctttctctctttctttctctctctctttctttctttctttctttctttctttctctctcttctctctttctctctcgctttctttctttctttctctctttctctctcgctttctttcttttctttcttttctttctctctctctctttctttctttctttctttcttttctttctttctctctttcgttctttctttctttctatctctctttctttctttctctttctttctctctctctctctctctttctttcttcagaGGATTATGATGACTCTCAGGGATCTAATACAAAGATGACACAAACTGGTATGTCATGTTTTACATCAACGTAAAGAAATGGTAGCTAGATAATTGATGTAGCGTCACTGTTTTTACCTCAAACAGAAATGCAGAAGGTACCACAGGATTCTAATTCTGCTGGTCAGAATTCCAGCCTCTTATAATTACATCCCATAGACATGTAACTAACACTATGTAAGAGACTGAACATGACATCAACAGGGCTTGTCTTGTTGTAGGACAGCAACAGAGACGGAAAAAATCATGTGGTTGTAGCAGGCGCCAAACCCTCTACTGAGATCCAAGATATGTCATTATCTACTAGATGAAGTCCTTGGCCAACAGTGTATTTAAACAAACATAGAATTAACATACTTAGAATAAAAACGTATTAAACCAATAGCACTTATTCATATCCATAGATTTTTGTACAAAGAGTAAATTCAAAATGGAATCAGTTGACAGTTCTAACCGACTCTTCATCCCCAATACAGTGACAGATGACAGTAGCAGCGACGAGACTGACAGTTCTCCTCCAAGTGATGTGAGAAAATACAAACAACCTCCAGGAAGGAGAACCATAAACCCAGACCATGTCGACAGCATGCAGACAACCACCAGGCAGGATCCAACCAATGGGAGCGAGGAGCTGGATAGAGAGACTCAGAGGGACcccacagtggggagagagagaaccagcagAGTGCTCATTgatctcaacagtgaagaggatgTGATGGTGGGCTGTCAGGGTACTGTCTGTGTGCCCGGAGAGCAGGGGACTACAGTCAATGGAGGTGAAAATGATGAGAATACAAGTCTAAACAGTAGAGATATCCAAAGCCAAGAGGTCACAGGCACAGCCACGGAGCAGGCCCTACGTAGGGATAGTTGTAGGGGTGTAGTGAATGGAGTGTTGGACACAGCCAGAGAACAGCAGGACTTGGACAGTATGGAGCATGTCAATGGTACTGATGAAGCCAAGAGTAGAGGTTCATCTGGCTTCTATTCTACCATGATTCCAAACTACGGCTTTACAAAGATCCACAGCAGAATTCTTTAACTACTGAACCTATATTATTGAAAAATATCTGAATGATTGCTTTCTATCCTAACAGAAACCAGAGATGACATCAGCACTGAGACGAACCCAGTCGGTAGGTTTAGAGGAAACACACATGAACAATAAAACAATCCCAGTAAAAACCCTGAGGTCCCTGAGCACTTCTGTTCAGATGGTAAGTAGTGTTATGTGTTCTGGTAAGGGAAGATACAGAGAAACAGCAGATTATTTATATCCACCTAAATATGTGCTGGAAACACTTTGGTGAGGAAAATATCACTTTCTCCTATTGCGA
Proteins encoded:
- the LOC135575151 gene encoding uncharacterized protein LOC135575151 isoform X10, which encodes MGGYLVNCSTEKANALYFSRSSLCSLSVLTLVAVVFMVPMKDRSEDVLSFLNGALDVAPATQSTSGKIKGPENTFSKPAPTPARPSPLRPTENSAEISNVTQTENSACLTDVVDSEARSKEKCNSDDLTDAERSESNSAESREDYDDSQGSNTKMTQTVTDDSSSDETDSSPPSDVRKYKQPPGRRTINPDHVDSMQTTTRQDPTNGSEELDRETQRDPTVGRERTSRVLIDLNSEEDVMVGCQGTVCVPGEQGTTVNGETRDDISTETNPVGRFRGNTHEQ
- the LOC135575151 gene encoding uncharacterized protein LOC135575151 isoform X2, which gives rise to MGGYLVNCSTEKANALYFSRSSLCSLSVLTLVAVVFMVPMKDRSEDVLSFLNGALDVAPATQSTSGKIKGPENTFSKPAPTPARPSPLRPTENSAEISNVTQTENSACLTDVVDSEARSKEKCNSDDLTDAERSESNSAESREDYDDSQGSNTKMTQTVTDDSSSDETDSSPPSDVRKYKQPPGRRTINPDHVDSMQTTTRQDPTNGSEELDRETQRDPTVGRERTSRVLIDLNSEEDVMVGCQGTVCVPGEQGTTVNGGENDENTSLNSRDIQSQEVTGTATEQALRRDSCRGVVNGVLDTAREQQDLDSMEHVNGTDEAKSRETRDDISTETNPVGRFRGNTHEQ
- the LOC135575151 gene encoding uncharacterized protein LOC135575151 isoform X5 — translated: MGGYLVNCSTEKANALYFSRSSLCSLSVLTLVAVVFMVPMKGALDVAPATQSTSGKIKGPENTFSKPAPTPARPSPLRPTENSAEISNVTQTENSACLTDVVDSEARSKEKCNSDDLTDAERSESNSAESREDYDDSQGSNTKMTQTVTDDSSSDETDSSPPSDVRKYKQPPGRRTINPDHVDSMQTTTRQDPTNGSEELDRETQRDPTVGRERTSRVLIDLNSEEDVMVGCQGTVCVPGEQGTTVNGGENDENTSLNSRDIQSQEVTGTATEQALRRDSCRGVVNGVLDTAREQQDLDSMEHVNGTDEAKSRGSSGFYSTMIPNYGFTKIHSRIL
- the LOC135575151 gene encoding uncharacterized protein LOC135575151 isoform X9, which encodes MELSLCSLSVLTLVAVVFMVPMKGALDVAPATQSTSGKIKGPENTFSKPAPTPARPSPLRPTENSAEISNVTQTENSACLTDVVDSEARSKEKCNSDDLTDAERSESNSAESREDYDDSQGSNTKMTQTVTDDSSSDETDSSPPSDVRKYKQPPGRRTINPDHVDSMQTTTRQDPTNGSEELDRETQRDPTVGRERTSRVLIDLNSEEDVMVGCQGTVCVPGEQGTTVNGGENDENTSLNSRDIQSQEVTGTATEQALRRDSCRGVVNGVLDTAREQQDLDSMEHVNGTDEAKSRGSSGFYSTMIPNYGFTKIHSRIL
- the LOC135575151 gene encoding uncharacterized protein LOC135575151 isoform X6, whose protein sequence is MGGYLVNCSTEKANALYFSRSSLCSLSVLTLVAVVFMVPMKDRSEDVLSFLNGALDVAPATQSTSGKIKGPENTFSKPAPTPEISNVTQTENSACLTDVVDSEARSKEKCNSDDLTDAERSESNSAESREDYDDSQGSNTKMTQTVTDDSSSDETDSSPPSDVRKYKQPPGRRTINPDHVDSMQTTTRQDPTNGSEELDRETQRDPTVGRERTSRVLIDLNSEEDVMVGCQGTVCVPGEQGTTVNGGENDENTSLNSRDIQSQEVTGTATEQALRRDSCRGVVNGVLDTAREQQDLDSMEHVNGTDEAKSRGSSGFYSTMIPNYGFTKIHSRIL
- the LOC135575151 gene encoding uncharacterized protein LOC135575151 isoform X7, whose product is MGGYLVNCSTEKANALYFSRSSLCSLSVLTLVAVVFMVPMKDRSEDVLSFLNGALDVAPATQSTSGKIKGPENTFSKPAPTPARPSPLRPTENSAEISNVTQTENSACLTDVVDSEARSKEKCNSDDLTDAERSESNSAESREDYDDSQGSNTKMTQTVTDDSSSDETDSSPPSDVRKYKQPPGRRTINPDHVDSMQTTTRQDPTNGSEELDRETQRDPTVGRERTSRVLIDLNSEEDVMVGCQGTVCVPGEQGTTVNGGENDENTSLNSRDIQSQEVTGTATEQALRRDSCRGVVNGVLDTAREQQDLDSMEHVNETRDDISTETNPVVIG
- the LOC135575151 gene encoding uncharacterized protein LOC135575151 isoform X1, whose translation is MGGYLVNCSTEKANALYFSRSSLCSLSVLTLVAVVFMVPMKDRSEDVLSFLNGALDVAPATQSTSGKIKGPENTFSKPAPTPARPSPLRPTENSAEISNVTQTENSACLTDVVDSEARSKEKCNSDDLTDAERSESNSAESREDYDDSQGSNTKMTQTVTDDSSSDETDSSPPSDVRKYKQPPGRRTINPDHVDSMQTTTRQDPTNGSEELDRETQRDPTVGRERTSRVLIDLNSEEDVMVGCQGTVCVPGEQGTTVNGGENDENTSLNSRDIQSQEVTGTATEQALRRDSCRGVVNGVLDTAREQQDLDSMEHVNGTDEAKSRGSSGFYSTMIPNYGFTKIHSRIL
- the LOC135575151 gene encoding uncharacterized protein LOC135575151 isoform X11 — translated: MGGYLVNCSTEKANALYFSRSSLCSLSVLTLVAVVFMVPMKDRSEDVLSFLNGALDVAPATQSTSGKIKGPENTFSKPAPTPARPSPLRPTENSAEISNVTQTENSACLTDVVDSEARSKEKCNSDDLTDAERSESNSAESREDYDDSQGSNTKMTQTVTDDSSSDETDSSPPSDVRKYKQPPGRRTINPDHVDSMQTTTRQDPTNGSEELDRETQRDPTVGRERTSRVLIDLNSEEDVMVGCQGTVCVPGEQGTTVNGETRDDISTETNPVVIG
- the LOC135575151 gene encoding uncharacterized protein LOC135575151 isoform X3, which encodes MGGYLVNCSTEKANALYFSRSSLCSLSVLTLVAVVFMVPMKDRSEDVLSFLNGALDVAPATQSTSGKIKGPENTFSKPAPTPARPSPLRPTENSAEISNVTQTENSACLTDVVDSEARSKEKCNSDDLTDAERSESNSAESREDYDDSQGSNTKMTQTVTDDSSSDETDSSPPSDVRKYKQPPGRRTINPDHVDSMQTTTRQDPTNGSEELDRETQRDPTVGRERTSRVLIDLNSEEDVMVGCQGTVCVPGEQGTTVNGGENDENTSLNSRDIQSQEVTGTATEQALRRDSCRGVVNGVLDTAREQQDLDSMEHVNGTDEAKSRETRDDISTETNPVVIG
- the LOC135575151 gene encoding uncharacterized protein LOC135575151 isoform X4, with protein sequence MGGYLVNCSTEKANALYFSRSSLCSLSVLTLVAVVFMVPMKDRSEDVLSFLNGALDVAPATQSTSGKIKGPENTFSKPAPTPARPSPLRPTENSAEISNVTQTENSACLTDVVDSEARSKEKCNSDDLTDAERSESNSAESREDYDDSQGSNTKMTQTVTDDSSSDETDSSPPSDVRKYKQPPGRRTINPDHVDSMQTTTRQDPTNGSEELDRETQRDPTVGRERTSRVLIDLNSEEDVMVGCQGTVCVPGEQGTTVNGGENDENTSLNSRDIQSQEVTGTATEQALRRDSCRGVVNGVLDTAREQQDLDSMEHVNETRDDISTETNPVGRFRGNTHEQ
- the LOC135575151 gene encoding uncharacterized protein LOC135575151 isoform X8 gives rise to the protein MELSLCSLSVLTLVAVVFMVPMKDRSEDVLSFLNGALDVAPATQSTSGKIKGPENTFSKPAPTPARPSPLRPTENSAEISNVTQTENSACLTDVVDSEARSKEKCNSDDLTDAERSESNSAESREDYDDSQGSNTKMTQTVTDDSSSDETDSSPPSDVRKYKQPPGRRTINPDHVDSMQTTTRQDPTNGSEELDRETQRDPTVGRERTSRVLIDLNSEEDVMVGCQGTVCVPGEQGTTVNGGENDENTSLNSRDIQSQEVTGTATEQALRRDSCRGVVNGVLDTAREQQDLDSMEHVNGTDEAKSRGSSGFYSTMIPNYGFTKIHSRIL